Proteins from a genomic interval of Clostridium scatologenes:
- the cooS gene encoding anaerobic carbon-monoxide dehydrogenase catalytic subunit has protein sequence MEDRGLLIKRAEEELIAKAKKDGVETVWDRKSEMKTPCGFGSAGVCCRNCAMGPCRVSPVLGKGTARGICGATADVIVARNFARMCAAGSAAHSDHGRSLCLYLENSSKDGQINIKDEKKLMSVAEKYNVVTEGRDLYDIAHDIAATTLNEFGKPHGNLIFSKALPQKRKEVWDKLGVTPRAIDKDIVSIMHSTHIGCSGDAKNLFNMAMRASLGDGWGGSYIATEISDILFKTPSPVQTEANLGVLETNQVNIILHGHEPSLSESIVAASEDPELIALAKAQGAEGINVCGMCCTGNEIAMRHGVKMAGNFLQQELAVITGAVEALIVDVQCIMPALARLSKSYHTKFITTSPKAHITDSTYIEFEEDRPYDSAKEIVREAILNYKNRNRDNVLIPNEKCEALVGFSTEAIVDGLDKVVNSHIGPMQTVKPLADVIVSGTIRGAAAIVGCNNPKNPHDTCHVDMMKYLIAHDVIIIVTGCAAHAAAKAGLMLPEAKELAGPGLKTVCNLLGIPPVLHQGSCVDISRNLQLAGELANHLGVDISDLPVVGAAPEWMSEKAVAIGTYVVGSGIDAWLGVVPPVTGSPFAMDYLLNKMEEDYGAKFYVETDPIKAADQMVQRIEAKRKKINI, from the coding sequence ATGGAAGACAGAGGATTATTAATAAAAAGAGCTGAGGAAGAACTTATTGCAAAAGCAAAAAAAGACGGTGTAGAAACTGTCTGGGATAGAAAATCTGAAATGAAAACACCTTGTGGTTTTGGATCAGCAGGTGTATGCTGCAGAAACTGTGCTATGGGACCTTGCCGCGTGAGTCCTGTTCTCGGAAAAGGAACAGCTAGAGGTATTTGTGGAGCTACAGCCGATGTTATAGTTGCAAGAAATTTTGCAAGAATGTGTGCAGCTGGTTCTGCAGCTCACTCTGATCATGGTAGATCACTATGTCTTTATCTAGAAAATTCATCAAAAGATGGACAAATAAATATAAAAGATGAAAAGAAACTTATGTCTGTTGCTGAAAAATACAATGTTGTTACTGAAGGAAGAGACCTTTATGATATAGCTCATGATATAGCTGCAACTACATTAAATGAGTTTGGTAAACCTCATGGAAACTTAATTTTCTCAAAAGCTTTGCCTCAAAAAAGAAAAGAAGTTTGGGACAAACTTGGTGTAACTCCAAGAGCAATTGACAAAGATATAGTTAGCATAATGCACTCAACTCATATTGGATGTTCAGGAGATGCAAAAAATCTTTTTAATATGGCAATGAGAGCATCCCTTGGAGATGGATGGGGTGGTTCTTATATAGCAACTGAAATTAGTGATATTTTATTCAAAACTCCATCACCAGTACAAACTGAAGCTAATCTAGGTGTATTAGAAACTAATCAAGTTAACATTATATTGCATGGTCACGAACCATCACTTTCAGAATCAATCGTTGCAGCTTCTGAAGACCCTGAACTTATTGCTCTTGCAAAAGCTCAAGGAGCAGAAGGAATAAATGTCTGCGGTATGTGCTGTACAGGAAATGAAATAGCAATGAGACATGGTGTTAAAATGGCTGGAAACTTCCTACAACAAGAGCTTGCAGTAATAACAGGTGCAGTTGAAGCTTTAATAGTTGATGTTCAGTGTATAATGCCAGCACTTGCAAGACTTTCAAAATCTTATCATACTAAATTTATAACAACTTCACCAAAAGCTCATATAACAGATTCCACATATATTGAGTTTGAAGAAGACAGACCATATGACTCTGCAAAAGAAATAGTAAGAGAAGCTATATTAAATTATAAAAATAGAAATAGAGATAATGTTTTAATTCCTAATGAAAAATGTGAAGCTTTAGTTGGATTTAGTACAGAAGCTATAGTAGATGGACTTGATAAAGTTGTTAATTCACATATAGGACCTATGCAAACAGTTAAACCTCTTGCAGATGTTATAGTATCTGGTACCATCAGAGGTGCTGCTGCTATTGTTGGTTGTAATAATCCCAAAAATCCACATGATACATGTCATGTAGACATGATGAAATATCTAATTGCTCATGATGTAATAATAATTGTTACTGGTTGTGCAGCTCATGCAGCAGCTAAAGCTGGTTTAATGTTACCAGAAGCAAAGGAACTAGCTGGTCCTGGACTTAAGACTGTATGTAATTTATTGGGTATTCCACCAGTTCTTCATCAGGGTTCATGTGTTGATATCAGCCGTAACTTACAACTTGCTGGAGAACTTGCAAATCATTTAGGTGTAGATATCAGTGACTTACCAGTAGTTGGTGCAGCTCCAGAATGGATGTCAGAAAAAGCTGTAGCTATAGGAACTTACGTAGTGGGCAGCGGTATAGATGCATGGCTAGGAGTTGTTCCTCCTGTAACAGGTTCTCCTTTTGCTATGGATTACTTATTAAATAAGATGGAAGAAGACTACGGTGCTAAATTCTATGTAGAAACTGATCCAATTAAAGCAGCAGATCAAATGGTACAAAGAATAGAAGCAAAACGTAAAAAAATAAATATATAA
- a CDS encoding LysR family transcriptional regulator, with product MDIKQLKYFLQVCKHKSFSRAAKEIYITQQGLSKAINNLEEELQYPLFYNTSKGIRITKYGEYLQKQSEHIVQEFDLILEGLNKMDNINEGTLTICFSFGVLNALSPDIISDFKETYPNVELIVKTYPDSICEEVVMNENVDLAVSIGPVNEKNFNSAVIKSQHPCILVNEKNSLCKKTVVDFSDLENENFIVLNEKFHFHRNFINKCKEAGFEPNIVFTTSEIISIHKLSHFNKGIGVSVDFMAKDINYPDVHPIPFKDESFVWEICLITKKDRFQSNLVKIFTKHMLNH from the coding sequence TTGGATATAAAACAACTAAAGTATTTTTTACAGGTTTGTAAACATAAGAGCTTTTCAAGGGCTGCTAAAGAAATTTATATTACTCAGCAGGGATTAAGCAAGGCAATTAACAATTTGGAAGAAGAGCTTCAGTATCCTTTGTTTTATAATACGTCTAAAGGAATTAGAATAACAAAGTATGGGGAATACTTACAGAAACAATCAGAACATATTGTACAAGAGTTTGACTTAATTTTAGAAGGTTTAAATAAAATGGACAATATTAATGAGGGAACTTTAACAATATGTTTTTCCTTTGGAGTTCTTAATGCATTGTCACCAGACATTATATCAGATTTTAAAGAAACATATCCTAATGTTGAACTAATTGTAAAAACTTATCCAGATTCAATTTGTGAAGAAGTAGTTATGAATGAAAATGTAGATTTAGCTGTTTCAATTGGTCCTGTTAATGAGAAAAATTTTAATTCCGCTGTTATTAAAAGTCAACATCCTTGTATACTAGTAAATGAAAAAAATTCATTGTGCAAAAAAACAGTAGTAGATTTTAGTGATCTTGAAAATGAAAATTTTATTGTTCTTAATGAAAAATTTCATTTTCATCGTAATTTTATTAATAAATGTAAAGAGGCAGGATTTGAACCAAATATAGTTTTTACTACTTCAGAAATTATTAGTATTCATAAATTGAGCCATTTTAATAAAGGTATAGGAGTCAGTGTTGATTTTATGGCTAAGGACATTAATTATCCAGATGTTCATCCAATTCCCTTTAAGGATGAATCTTTTGTGTGGGAAATATGCTTAATAACTAAAAAAGATCGATTTCAGTCTAATTTAGTGAAAATATTCACAAAGCATATGTTAAATCATTAA
- a CDS encoding nitroreductase family protein codes for MNETMKTLLNRRSIRKYKSQQIKDEELNAVLEAGKYAPSGANQQSALFIVVQNKDAIKKISKMNAAVMGKENVDPYYGAPTVILVLADKSKATPVEDASIALGNMYNAAYSLGLGSCWIHRTREMFESEEGKKLLKVWGVEGDYIGVGSCILGYPDCELPKAAPRKENFVIMVK; via the coding sequence ATGAATGAAACAATGAAAACTTTATTAAACAGAAGAAGTATACGAAAATATAAATCACAACAAATTAAAGATGAAGAATTGAATGCTGTTTTAGAAGCAGGTAAATATGCACCAAGTGGAGCAAATCAACAGTCTGCACTTTTTATAGTAGTTCAAAATAAGGATGCCATTAAAAAAATATCAAAAATGAATGCAGCTGTTATGGGAAAAGAAAATGTAGATCCATATTATGGTGCTCCTACAGTAATTCTTGTACTTGCAGATAAAAGCAAGGCAACACCTGTTGAAGATGCAAGCATTGCTTTAGGTAATATGTATAATGCAGCATATTCTCTTGGACTTGGTTCTTGTTGGATACATCGTACAAGAGAAATGTTTGAGAGTGAAGAAGGAAAAAAATTATTAAAAGTATGGGGTGTTGAAGGTGATTACATAGGTGTAGGCTCATGTATTCTAGGTTATCCAGATTGTGAACTACCTAAAGCTGCTCCGAGAAAAGAAAATTTTGTTATAATGGTAAAATAG
- a CDS encoding pyruvate kinase alpha/beta domain-containing protein, which yields MYFNNKGKENTSNTINLALKTATEKGIKHIVVASSKGGTAKLLKNDNGINIVAVTHANGYPEAGKNEITVDARKELEELGIKILTTTHVLSGAERGISRAFGGINPVEIIAQTLRMFGQGTKVCVEVSVMALDAGLIPFGEPIIAIGGSAYGADTALILTPSHASSIFDVKIHEVICKPSYYNE from the coding sequence ATGTATTTTAACAATAAAGGTAAAGAAAATACAAGTAATACTATTAACTTAGCATTAAAAACTGCAACTGAGAAGGGAATAAAGCATATTGTTGTTGCATCTTCTAAAGGAGGTACAGCAAAACTTTTAAAAAATGATAATGGAATAAACATTGTAGCTGTAACACATGCGAATGGGTATCCAGAAGCAGGTAAAAATGAAATTACAGTAGATGCTAGAAAAGAACTTGAAGAGCTTGGAATAAAGATATTAACAACTACTCATGTATTAAGTGGTGCAGAAAGAGGAATTAGCAGAGCCTTTGGTGGAATTAATCCTGTTGAAATAATTGCTCAAACTTTAAGAATGTTTGGGCAAGGTACTAAAGTTTGTGTTGAAGTTTCAGTTATGGCCTTGGATGCGGGGTTAATACCTTTTGGAGAACCAATTATTGCAATAGGCGGTTCAGCATATGGAGCTGACACTGCATTAATTTTAACACCTTCACATGCTAGCAGTATATTTGATGTTAAAATTCATGAGGTGATTTGTAAGCCTTCATACTATAATGAATAA
- a CDS encoding M20 metallopeptidase family protein, protein MNTDMLKKAKEIQDWVVRYRRDFHKHPEQSFKEFRTSKIVSEELIKMGIKVEHIGETGVVGILKGACNGKVIALRADMDALSVTEDTGLPFTSENIGFMHACGHDCHTSMLLGAAKLLSEIKEQLNGTVKFIFQPAEEVAAGAKKLVEGGVLKNPDVDFIFGMHIWSDIPVGKVVLKEGPFMASGDIWDLTIKGKSCHGSSPWQGVDAIVCASAVINGIQSIVSRINDVRSPIVINIGTIHGGERFNVTPGSVKMEGMNRAFNSYTRKKIPEWVEKIVKSTCKAYGCDYEYNYNFICATTTNDEKCTKFAKKSIEKFLGEDKIMSCGKIMGSEDMSEYLEHIPGTLMLLGGRNEAKNCCYSHHSNNFNVDEDALPIGVACYAQIAVDYLCK, encoded by the coding sequence TTGAATACTGATATGCTTAAAAAAGCTAAAGAAATACAGGATTGGGTAGTTAGATATAGAAGGGATTTTCATAAACATCCAGAACAATCTTTTAAAGAATTTCGCACTTCTAAAATTGTAAGTGAAGAACTTATAAAAATGGGAATTAAGGTAGAACATATTGGCGAAACTGGAGTTGTTGGAATACTTAAAGGAGCATGTAATGGAAAAGTTATTGCTCTTAGAGCTGATATGGATGCACTCTCCGTAACAGAAGATACAGGATTGCCTTTTACTTCAGAAAATATTGGATTCATGCATGCTTGTGGTCACGATTGTCATACTTCTATGCTTTTAGGTGCAGCAAAACTTTTATCTGAAATTAAGGAACAACTTAATGGTACTGTTAAATTTATATTCCAACCAGCTGAAGAAGTTGCTGCTGGAGCAAAAAAGCTAGTAGAAGGTGGAGTATTAAAAAATCCTGATGTTGATTTTATATTTGGTATGCATATATGGTCTGATATTCCTGTTGGAAAGGTAGTTCTTAAAGAAGGACCTTTTATGGCAAGTGGAGATATATGGGATCTTACGATAAAAGGTAAATCCTGTCATGGTTCATCACCTTGGCAAGGTGTTGATGCCATTGTATGTGCTTCAGCTGTAATAAACGGAATTCAATCTATTGTAAGCAGAATTAATGATGTTAGATCACCAATAGTTATAAATATAGGTACTATTCATGGTGGAGAAAGGTTTAATGTTACACCTGGATCTGTTAAAATGGAAGGAATGAATAGAGCTTTCAACTCATATACCAGAAAGAAAATTCCTGAATGGGTTGAAAAAATAGTAAAAAGTACCTGTAAAGCATATGGCTGTGATTATGAATATAATTATAACTTCATATGTGCAACAACTACAAATGACGAAAAATGTACTAAATTTGCTAAAAAGTCTATTGAAAAATTTCTTGGTGAAGATAAAATAATGTCTTGTGGAAAAATAATGGGATCTGAAGATATGTCAGAATATCTAGAACACATACCAGGTACTCTAATGCTGCTTGGCGGACGAAATGAAGCAAAAAATTGTTGTTATTCACATCACTCAAATAATTTTAACGTTGATGAGGATGCACTTCCAATTGGTGTTGCTTGCTATGCACAAATTGCTGTTGACTACCTATGTAAATAA
- a CDS encoding response regulator transcription factor: MNENINILIVEDDNGINTLLARLMEKKGYNVVQAYSGTEAMLHIQTKDFQLVILDLMLPGITGEELIKSIRKTKEMPVIVISAKIDKKDKIELLNLGADDYITKPFDIEEVCARVYSNLRRYTKFNNNNSTNENLIYKDIVLNKETKEVSVNDKNINLTAREFEILELLLMHPKKVFSKANLFESVWGEEYLGDDNTVNVHMSNLRSKLQKANPKEEYIETIWGMGYKIV, translated from the coding sequence ATGAATGAAAATATTAATATATTAATAGTAGAAGATGATAATGGTATAAATACTTTACTTGCAAGACTGATGGAGAAAAAAGGATATAATGTAGTACAAGCTTATTCTGGTACAGAAGCTATGCTGCATATTCAAACTAAAGATTTTCAACTTGTAATATTGGATTTGATGCTTCCTGGAATAACAGGAGAAGAATTGATTAAAAGTATAAGAAAGACTAAGGAAATGCCTGTAATTGTAATTTCGGCTAAAATTGATAAAAAAGATAAAATAGAATTGCTTAATTTAGGAGCAGATGATTATATTACAAAGCCTTTTGATATAGAGGAAGTATGTGCTAGAGTTTATTCAAACCTAAGGAGATATACGAAATTTAACAATAACAATAGTACAAATGAAAATTTGATTTATAAAGACATAGTTTTAAATAAAGAAACTAAAGAAGTTTCTGTAAATGATAAAAATATAAATCTTACTGCAAGAGAGTTTGAAATACTTGAATTGCTTTTAATGCATCCTAAAAAGGTATTTTCAAAGGCGAATTTATTTGAAAGTGTGTGGGGAGAAGAATATCTTGGTGATGATAATACGGTAAATGTCCATATGAGCAATTTAAGAAGTAAGTTACAAAAAGCTAATCCAAAAGAAGAGTATATAGAAACCATATGGGGAATGGGATATAAGATTGTATAA